attataggaaatataaaatgggGTGAACAAATGTGtagaaattaaaatttatgcaAAAGTTTAACTATTGCATAGAAAATAGCTTATCCATTGTATATACAGCTTGTAGACATTAAAATAccaaattttaaaagtatattcaaaaaagttttaagtaaaaaaatttatgagCAAAACAGCTAAAATGGGATacttatgaaaaaaaaaaaaaaaaaaatacgtaTGAACAAACTAGCTAAAACGGAATACTTTTAtgaccaaaaaaaaaaaagtaaaatatgtatgaaCAAAACAGgtaaagtaaaaaaactTATGACCAAAACaggtaaaataaaaatacgtATGAACAAGGCagggaaaataaaaaaacttatGAACAAAACAGGTAAAGTAAAAAAGCGTATGAACAAGgcatgtaaaataaaaaaacgtaTGAACATGgcatgtaaaataaaaaaatttatgagCAAGACaggtaaaataaaaaaatctaTGAACAAGACaggtaaaataaaaaaatttatgaacaatacaggtaaaataaaaaaatttatgaacaagacaggtaaaataaaaaaatctaTGAACAAGACaggtaaaataaaaaaatctaTGAACAAGACaggtaaaataaaaaagcttATGACCAAGCCaggtataataaaaaaacttatgaacaaaacagctatagtaaaaatattataaaaaaaaaataaaataaaatttttatgaaaaaaaaaagctagaataaaattttatgaaaaaaagctagaataaaatttttatgaaaaaaagctagaataaaatttttatgaaaaaaagctagaataaaataattataaataaaaaagctaAAATAACATACTTATGAATAAATGTGTATGATAATCATATGagttatatacatttatttatgtataaatatttttaaaatattaaaccgctatttatgaatttattaaatttaatacgCAAATCgcaatttctttattatatgtttaaaGGGTGTGCTTTtcctttcatttttttttcttcattttttgtattttttttatgaatgcATAAATATCTTCGTTGTAGACATTCATTTGCATAAATGAGTCCGtctgtaaaaataatttagaacgaaaaaaattgtaagaatatatttaaatgcaCACAAGAAttgtattttaatatattggGATGTGTGTGTAATCCCCTCTATTTATGTAGGAGAACAAATTAAACAAAACGAATAtagtttttaaatatttattattacgaTTTTTTGAAGAGgcaaatatgataaatttttaatatccattatatataacttaaACAAATGTAGTGATACATtagaatatttattcatcCTTAATTCTCCGAATGatgttataaatttatatatactataaaCATCTGTGAatgtatttgttttttttaataaataaatttcaacatgatcaaaaaatgtttttgaaatatttaaaaattctttagataaattataaatttgatcATTATATGTTTGTGTGGTGGTAAGGTGTGAATTTTCCTCATATGAACCCTCTAAGATGGTagcattcatatttttttttgaaaattgtGATATTAATTCGacttgtttattattttcttcggATGAACGAACATAAGCAAGTGATAATGCAGAGCATACATTGGCTAGTtcagaatatttaaaatttttcaaataaataattgcGAATTTAGATAAAGAAATTAATAGTTCATATTCTAATAAGCAATTTCCTTTAATTAgtgaatatattattgaaCAAACTAAAGTTGAATTAGTATGCTTACTCATATGCttgattaaatatttttcagcTTTTTCAATATCTAAAAAGTAGTTAATTGTATCTATTTCATTTGAATAAGTGTTATCAATTTGAATGTTATCGATAGTTTCAGGATGTGTTTGAAATGAGTTAAAGGTGCATTGTGAATTTTGGGAGGTATTAACATTTTCTAtctcatcatttttttcaagaTCAGTTACTAAATTATcacttttatattcatcTAGCAGTGTGTTAGCACCGTTAaggttatttttttttgttttattattttttagtgtgtctataaaattaatataatttggataattatatattagatAAAAAGATAAAGAAGCATGTTTGTCTGTTATGTTTgtggaaatatttttttgattatttttaaattctatagataaattaatatatttttgatgaTCATATAGTATGTTGTTATagttttcaaataaaaatggatatgTGTTTTTAAAGAAGTGAGAAATTTTTTGACTTAATTGGTTTATAAAATGTTCAATATATTGCGAACTTTTAGTATATGCTTGTAATAGCATAGATAGTTCTTGTAttgtatattcatttatatataaaattgcaTAATTCCAAATAGATTtaagtaatatattatttcctagtcctatatttacataagaatgtataatcataattatttgtttggGTTCAAATAAGTTTATTTGTGCTAAGCTATTTTCTGATATGACTTGAAAAAGTTTTTGGTGTAGTATGCATGCATTATTGAATGAGTTAGCTAAAACACTTAAGTGTCTAGGTTTAAGTaaatatgatttatttataatttgttcagctattaataaatataaagacaaaaaatttGCTTCTTctgcatttttaaatttactAAATGCATTGGTTAGAGATACTAATTGAtctattgaaaaaaaaactacttttttttctattaaggttttgaaaaaaaaaaataaatttttttttaaataattaactCTAGCTAATGCATTCGTAACATAATGTATTGAATCAACAGACCAAAGTTGTTCAAGTTGATTTATGTTAGAAGTAGAATTGTTAAGGCTGGGAGTTATGTTGTCTGATTcgattttattatcttctgcacatataataatatatttatttgatattaaaaaattgcaaaCTTGCTCAATAAAGCTAGTTATGTATTCTTTGtcatatgaatataaagaagaagaataattacatattaaaggaatatttttaaaatcaaaTTTGTCTAGCTTTTGTAATATATGtgaagataataatttaaaataattttcatgctttggtaataaattaaattttgcAAATGcatttaatacatataatgatCCATACTGTGAGAATttcatatttcttttaaaaaaataatgaaataaagtattaataagatttatatcatcaactttaattttaataaaacattttagtAAAATTCCAATATCACAGGAATTAAATTGGCTACTATATTCCATTACACTCgtttttataacatttaAAATGTCTTCTTCAAATTcgtgttttttatttatgccTCCATAATGTTTTGCTGTATCACTCGGCTCGTCATTACGGTTGTTATTATGGTTACTATTATGGTTACTATTATGGTTACTATTATGGTTGAGGTGTGTGGCTTTTTCCGACTTTCCTTTTTTCTCTTTAGAGCTAATTTCTATGCAATACTTCATAATATTTCGAATgacttcatttttttttgatatagtatgatttaatataatttcagaaatatttttatcgatatttttatattcttctatttctaatttatttttttcattcatAGCATCAGTCATATCAAAATAAACTTCATTAATGATTtctaaatgtttttttttttcatatctGGTTTTTGGTTGATATAATTCTCCAAACCGTCTTTTTACTGTGCTATAAAAGTAGTGCCCTttgttgttattttttatacttgGAATTAGTTcgcattttattatttttaaaaaatacactcttttcattttttaaagcaattcataaaatgataaagcATACTTGGTATTGTATATGTCTAGcgatttttttgttactaTCCAAATTTGATATCACTATTTTCGTTTCTTCATTTctatactattttattttattttttttcgagtAGTTTCGTCTCATTGTGATTGTTAAGTGAAGTGGCTATTTGTTAATGCATATGTAGAGaaatttctttatatcgtattaatatatatgtggtGTATGCCAATACAGGGGTGATTCCTGTTCTACCATTCACACTCGTTCTCTATCTATATCTATAACtatatctttatatatatagagagAGAAATATAGATAGTAGTATtgattatttctttatacaaatttaagaaatggatgcataaaaatgtgaaaatataatttacttGACCATTACATATATTGAAGATAGCTAAAGtatcatgtttttttttaataattacatTTGTGGAATTTCCTTTATTTTCCAACCgttttattcattaaaacaaaaatgaaaaaatattttaattaaagtttttgtttgtatttataacaAAGTAAAGGAAAAACGACGggggaaaaaataatttcaaataatatgaaacttcctatacataaattttattggGTGTACATATTGGGTTGAAAatgtggaaaaaaaaatatttttttaacatatgAATACACtgttttgtaaatattattatgtataaaatttttatgttatttatttttgaggGTAAATGGGAAGAACCATAGTATATCTTAAGCCTCGAAATcgatcatataaaaaaaatatatttaaaataatttatttgaataacATGTCtaagattttttttaataaaaatatgttaatacaaataaatatttgatatTTCTATGTCATATTGTTGTATACCGAAATGCTTGAACAATTAACGTGTATAAagtgaatattttttggggggagtatacaattttatgtagctccttatatataagcatatgaaatatagagagtattttacaaattttcaaagtatatatttttttagttaaccatagtttaataataaagaatattctttactattttgaaaagatatttttaatatatataagaggaggtatatatttttacataattgAAGTATAATATCGAATGTCTttcaattttgttttacacATAACAATGCTGATAAATCtgaaatgtatatatatgtatatatactaatttggatgttttttttattatatttacgTTTACCTTTTCCTATATGTGCATTTTTCCTTCCCTGGAAAATTGAgaagaattaaatattcatttattaatttatactttttctatgttttttttttttggaaataCAAGGATAAGGATTGAAGTATATGTTATATCATAgcatatgatatatatgtgggatgaactaaaaaatgtgcatatacTAATGTgtgaatttaataaattatttttttcccaaAATTTTTTGACACGCATAGTATGTGTAAAGTTTTAATTCAGTTTATGAAACATttgaaagaaataaaataaataattgaatattatgtaattctttttatttaaaattttatttttattgttttattttattttttagtttaaTTATTCGTCAATTTGATTATATGGAggataaaatttaaaaggcgaatatattattagggatatattttataaatttgatatttccattttttttgtaacaCTTTAATTAgctattttgataataaaaattatcattcTATTGGAAaggcatacatatatatatacataaaaatggatataattataaatttaaagtAGGTGAAGTTGaaaagttttaaaattgCAAAAGGTGAAATACCTTCACACAATGTTTTGTCTTTACAATaggatatataaataaaatatgaaaaacaaaaaaaaacagaaacGATGAGTggaataattaaaaaatatgtaactAAATCaatgaaagaaataattactaataaaaataagagagacataaaaaaagatgataataaaactaATCTTGATGTGAAAGCtgggaataataaaaatgttattaaaaaggatTGTAAAACTGAATCAAATgatgttaataataatttaatatataaaaaattgcgaaaaaagttaaataatttaaactaTAACAAACCATTATGTGTAGGATGCACACCTTTAGTTCAAGCAGTTTTTGATGACTTGATACAAGCaatacaaaattttcaaaaaatttctgataaatatgaagatgctagaaagaaatataaagacCTTTTATCtgagaataaaaaaaatggccTCCCCTCAAAAGATCCAAAAGTGGAAAAAGgtaaaataatgatttatTCCTATGTGTAGCAATACTAATAGttttatagaaatatttgtaatcataattaaattgtaatatgcatactttttttttttcagagGATGTAGCCGGGAATAAAAGTCAAACAGATAAATCAAATGCCGAATTAGTGATAAAGGGatacgaaaaaaaagtggGAAAGCTTAAGAAACAATTAGaagaagaattaaaaacgAAAGAATCATATATAgcagaaaataaaaaattaaaactttctttagaaatattagaaaaaaatacaaaagaGCATTTAGGTAATTCATCTGATTGTGAATCGGACAATAATTTCTcttcatttaataataaaacaaaatcgTTTGACGATTTTGAAttagaaaaggaaaaaaagaaaaaaaaatatgcaaataattACATGAATGAAAGtaatagtaatataataaataaccATGTCTTATCATGGGGAAAAGAATTGtcttattataaaaaattatgcaaagaattaaaaatggaattagAAAAATCCAAAACAGAACCAGACACACTTTGTAGTGATAGCTCTAAAAATCAAGATATCGAAATaaagaatttaaaaaaaaaattgaacgAATATGAGatcgaaataaaaaaattgaatgaattgaaaatgataaaggATGAAAACAAAGCAGAGCAAAACACGAGAAACGAATTTGTGACTAATATAAGCAATGATAGTAAGGCTGAAAATTCCAAAGCTTCAAATGAAAGCAGTGAAAATAACGAATACAAAATTGAGAATGATGTGGAtgttaaaaatttagaaaaaattataaaacagCGAGACaatgaaatatttcatttacaAAATCGAGTTGTTTTGCTGGAAACAGAATTACaagtaaaaaatgaacagagcaataaatataaagaaaaacttaaaaatatgagcGAAACAGAATATAATGGATTAAATAATGGACTTAATAGTAGTGTTAGTACTGCTGATAGGAATGAGAATGAAACAtctgaaaataaatttatgagCAAGTCAGGTgaattttcatcatatagTTGTAATGATATAACACATTCAACTAATGTAGATGATTTGATGGAGGATATAAAATCGAAGGATCCCAAAATAgatgaaatgaaaaaattattagaaaaaatgaaaaaagaattaaatgaagagaagaaaaaaagtaataaataCGAAagagaatataataaagaaaaagggGAAGTtagtatattaaaagaagagttaaaaattttagaaaaagaaattgaaaaaaaacgaactgaatttaatatagacaaaaatataataaagaatttaaaattagaaTCAGacgaatttaataatataatttcatGTTCtaatgaaacaaaaaaacaattaacTGATTATATTcacaatatattaaatacacTAAGtgaatataatgataagatagatgaattaaaaaacagTAATATATTGcaagatgaaaaaattcaagtatataagaaagaaataaaaaaattaaaagacgATTTAATAGATTCTAGTAATCAAATGGATGAATTTGCATCTCTTTTAgataaaaaagatgaagTTATAGAAAGctttaaaaagaaattagaaatattaaataaagaatatgcAGAATCaactataaaatttaatgaaatattaaaagagaataaaaatttacaacTTATGAATACATCACACAATGCTAATAGTAGTTTGGTTATTCAGCAATTACAACAAGAGattcaaattttaaacGTTACaaataatcatttattaaaaattgaagaagattataaaatagtattacaagaaaaaacaattgTTGAAGATGCagcaataaaaattcaaactgaattaaaaaaatcagtagataaaataaaaaatttagaaacatatatacaaacaTTGTCTATTGAAATAGCAAACTTAAAAACACAGCGAGATGACTCATTAGATGCATTAACAAAAGTAGCTATAGACAAAACACAATATGAAAATGAGTTAATACAATGTAAAAGTATTATTGatgatttaaaaagaaaattaaatgaatatgaaaaaaatgttttatttgcacaaaataatattagtgaaataagtaaaattaatattaaaaaagagcaagaagaaattattttaaaaaatgaaataaaatcattaagagaaaatttaaatgaaaaaactATAAAGTTAGAGCTTTTacaagaaaaagaaaatacaattgagaaaaataatattaccTACAATAAATTTCATTTAGAAGCAcacacaaaatataattattatgaacagattatacataatttaaaaaaagaaatagatGAACTAAcgattaataataatgataatatagtTATAATAGAGAGATTAAAATCGGAGTTGAATAATCAGGAAAAAATGGCTAGCTCACAGCGTCGTTATAATTATAGTAATGATCTTATTagaaatcaaaaaaaaaatataaaatcgaTTTCTGGTAATAGCATTAATATTGATAGagatgataaaattatggctattgaaaattataaaaatattattagtaATACGAAAGCCGAATATGATAATCAAAGTAATGTGTCTAAACAAGGGAATTTACCatttgaagaaaataaagaaataataaatgttaataataatttgggAATAGAAGTTACATCATTTGGTGAAATTCCATTTGGTGATGCACAATTTGTTGAATTAAATTCTCCAAATCCATATCCTAAGGGgaatgaagaagaagatATATATGACTACAATGATggatttacaatttttctaaattcacataaaaaaaaagacgaagaggtaaaaaatgatgaggTTATTGAAAGAAATATACATGTTAGTGGATACACAGAAGgtaattttatgaatttaaCAAATGAACAAATAGGAATAGAGGAAAATGATAGAAATCAAACTGAAAATAAGAGAACCAATTTTGATGATACTACAAAATCAcacgaaaataaaatattatatacagatgatgaagattttatatataatgagtTTGAAGgaaatgaatttttaatgaaaaatgaatattcaaaagattttacaaatttttcaaattgtgaaattttaaattctgATACATTATCCTATATGAAAAGagataataaacaaatgataacaaaaaaaaatgatataaaggATAAACCCAATAATAACATTGATAGTATTACTACAGAAAATGTTAATGCTCAATCTGCATCACTATTAAAAGATATTACAGCATCGtctataaataatgtcagtaataaaattgcaagcgaagaaaatgaagagAAAGAACATGAACAAGAGTTCATTGCCAGTGAATACTCATTTTCCTATTTGGAGAATAATGACGTTTCTTTATTTAGTAGTtcgaaaataaagaaaatgttTAATCTTCGTTctacaaataatatgagAAACCATGAAGAGAAAAATGGAATTGATAAGACATATCCTGGAGAAAGAAATACAAATACATTGAAAAAGaacaataatttaaacatttcaaatatatatcaaagtAGCGGAagaaaagataaaaaatataatccGGAAATAAAAGATTCTTATGGAGATATGGCATATgatttaaatgataatacaCATTTTGATGAAgattatgataataaaaaaaatataaaagggAAGCCAAAGGAAGGAGCACGAACGGAACAAAGAAGATATTATGAACAAAGTGAAATAGGAGAACATATGgacaataataacaatagaGATATTTCACCAGGGCAACCATCTCGTTATGATGTAGatagtttaaaaaatggttTGCAAAATAGTGATATAAAGAGAAGGGATCATAGTGGGTCTCTTCGATTTAGTGGTAGGAGAGATATGAGTgatgacaaaaaaataaatcatttgATTGAacgaaaaaagaaaatggaaaaaagtaataaatataagaaaaagaGTA
This Plasmodium chabaudi chabaudi strain AS genome assembly, chromosome: 12 DNA region includes the following protein-coding sequences:
- a CDS encoding heptatricopeptide repeat-containing protein, putative (term=annotation;date=20180816;qualifier=removed_product=conserved Plasmodium protein, unknown function;qualifier=added_product=heptatricopeptide repeat-containing protein, putative;qualifier=added_literature=pmid:30102371;curatorName=ucb@sanger.ac.uk), giving the protein MKRVYFLKIIKCELIPSIKNNNKGHYFYSTVKRRFGELYQPKTRYEKKKHLEIINEVYFDMTDAMNEKNKLEIEEYKNIDKNISEIILNHTISKKNEVIRNIMKYCIEISSKEKKGKSEKATHLNHNSNHNSNHNSNHNNNRNDEPSDTAKHYGGINKKHEFEEDILNVIKTSVMEYSSQFNSCDIGILLKCFIKIKVDDINLINTLFHYFFKRNMKFSQYGSLYVLNAFAKFNLLPKHENYFKLLSSHILQKLDKFDFKNIPLICNYSSSLYSYDKEYITSFIEQVCNFLISNKYIIICAEDNKIESDNITPSLNNSTSNINQLEQLWSVDSIHYVTNALARVNYLKKNLFFFFKTLIEKKVVFFSIDQLVSLTNAFSKFKNAEEANFLSLYLLIAEQIINKSYLLKPRHLSVLANSFNNACILHQKLFQVISENSLAQINLFEPKQIIMIIHSYVNIGLGNNILLKSIWNYAILYINEYTIQELSMLLQAYTKSSQYIEHFINQLSQKISHFFKNTYPFLFENYNNILYDHQKYINLSIEFKNNQKNISTNITDKHASLSFYLIYNYPNYINFIDTLKNNKTKKNNLNGANTLLDEYKSDNLVTDLEKNDEIENVNTSQNSQCTFNSFQTHPETIDNIQIDNTYSNEIDTINYFLDIEKAEKYLIKHMSKHTNSTLVCSIIYSLIKGNCLLEYELLISLSKFAIIYLKNFKYSELANVCSALSLAYVRSSEENNKQVELISQFSKKNMNATILEGSYEENSHLTTTQTYNDQIYNLSKEFLNISKTFFDHVEIYLLKKTNTFTDVYSIYKFITSFGELRMNKYSNVSLHLFKLYIMDIKNLSYLPLQKITDSFMQMNVYNEDIYAFIKKIQKMKKKK
- a CDS encoding conserved Plasmodium protein, unknown function (query 1628-1628;GPI_cleavage_site_score=0.103199996), which codes for MSGIIKKYVTKSMKEIITNKNKRDIKKDDNKTNLDVKAGNNKNVIKKDCKTESNDVNNNLIYKKLRKKLNNLNYNKPLCVGCTPLVQAVFDDLIQAIQNFQKISDKYEDARKKYKDLLSENKKNGLPSKDPKVEKEDVAGNKSQTDKSNAELVIKGYEKKVGKLKKQLEEELKTKESYIAENKKLKLSLEILEKNTKEHLGNSSDCESDNNFSSFNNKTKSFDDFELEKEKKKKKYANNYMNESNSNIINNHVLSWGKELSYYKKLCKELKMELEKSKTEPDTLCSDSSKNQDIEIKNLKKKLNEYEIEIKKLNELKMIKDENKAEQNTRNEFVTNISNDSKAENSKASNESSENNEYKIENDVDVKNLEKIIKQRDNEIFHLQNRVVLLETELQVKNEQSNKYKEKLKNMSETEYNGLNNGLNSSVSTADRNENETSENKFMSKSGEFSSYSCNDITHSTNVDDLMEDIKSKDPKIDEMKKLLEKMKKELNEEKKKSNKYEREYNKEKGEVSILKEELKILEKEIEKKRTEFNIDKNIIKNLKLESDEFNNIISCSNETKKQLTDYIHNILNTLSEYNDKIDELKNSNILQDEKIQVYKKEIKKLKDDLIDSSNQMDEFASLLDKKDEVIESFKKKLEILNKEYAESTIKFNEILKENKNLQLMNTSHNANSSLVIQQLQQEIQILNVTNNHLLKIEEDYKIVLQEKTIVEDAAIKIQTELKKSVDKIKNLETYIQTLSIEIANLKTQRDDSLDALTKVAIDKTQYENELIQCKSIIDDLKRKLNEYEKNVLFAQNNISEISKINIKKEQEEIILKNEIKSLRENLNEKTIKLELLQEKENTIEKNNITYNKFHLEAHTKYNYYEQIIHNLKKEIDELTINNNDNIVIIERLKSELNNQEKMASSQRRYNYSNDLIRNQKKNIKSISGNSINIDRDDKIMAIENYKNIISNTKAEYDNQSNVSKQGNLPFEENKEIINVNNNLGIEVTSFGEIPFGDAQFVELNSPNPYPKGNEEEDIYDYNDGFTIFLNSHKKKDEEVKNDEVIERNIHVSGYTEGNFMNLTNEQIGIEENDRNQTENKRTNFDDTTKSHENKILYTDDEDFIYNEFEGNEFLMKNEYSKDFTNFSNCEILNSDTLSYMKRDNKQMITKKNDIKDKPNNNIDSITTENVNAQSASLLKDITASSINNVSNKIASEENEEKEHEQEFIASEYSFSYLENNDVSLFSSSKIKKMFNLRSTNNMRNHEEKNGIDKTYPGERNTNTLKKNNNLNISNIYQSSGRKDKKYNPEIKDSYGDMAYDLNDNTHFDEDYDNKKNIKGKPKEGARTEQRRYYEQSEIGEHMDNNNNRDISPGQPSRYDVDSLKNGLQNSDIKRRDHSGSLRFSGRRDMSDDKKINHLIERKKKMEKSNKYKKKSNSVKNKGCNFISQTSYEANSNSSSVLLDSVSSDFSHNISIDQYNDSNSKRRSDRKSEMHYSKHKRSVNNLKREERNMNEINRSKGIYENYDKISGEEYKNDNGDRKEKDISYNSINDYSYRYKENAKNYNRDDISVNSYTKNSGQSRAKTKQELYNKYMDVLKNLKSEEIDASVDTNNNRTIDLTNDFTKTHENSTSILSSMKTLQKDSIFSNLSKFRFNEEMLDYNCDPLVVIKPLEESNMEDY